A portion of the Sphaerochaeta pleomorpha str. Grapes genome contains these proteins:
- a CDS encoding MFS transporter — translation MQSEKHIAKAGILFLMSQALSRFGSMIVSYSISWYLTMETQSGSVMAIATLCICLPLVFVSPLGGVLADRYNRKILIIASDLFIALATIVLAVYMILGKTESLLLIYLVLGVRSAAEGIQDPSILAVIPQIVSEEKLTRFNSLQATTTSIIMLGSPALGAFLLTSWSLGNILLIDVTTAILASVVLLFVAVKPFVRTTEKQHFLTELKLGVLYTNNHDILKIVIFFSGIFFFLISPAAFLTPLMVSRTFGNLVWNLTANEMAWSIGFMVGGIAMSMWGGFKNLLTSYWVGFLAIGITFILMAIMPTFPLYLLCLFISGLFVPMTNISSTVIIQKNTETAMLGRVFSLQTILSGLAMPLGMLLFGPLGDAIRIEWILGTCGVALALLALSLFHRTKKGIEGITDQ, via the coding sequence ATGCAAAGCGAAAAACATATAGCAAAAGCCGGTATCCTCTTTTTAATGAGCCAAGCCCTGTCCCGGTTCGGCTCCATGATCGTAAGCTATTCCATCAGCTGGTATTTGACCATGGAAACACAAAGCGGCTCGGTCATGGCCATAGCAACGCTCTGCATTTGCCTCCCTTTGGTTTTTGTATCACCACTTGGCGGGGTTCTTGCAGACCGGTATAACCGGAAAATCCTTATTATTGCGAGTGACCTTTTCATAGCATTGGCCACTATTGTGCTCGCTGTCTACATGATTCTCGGCAAAACCGAATCCCTTCTCTTGATTTACCTTGTACTGGGTGTACGATCAGCGGCCGAAGGCATCCAGGACCCAAGCATTCTCGCAGTCATCCCCCAGATTGTTTCAGAAGAGAAACTCACCCGGTTCAATTCCCTGCAGGCTACAACAACCAGTATCATCATGCTGGGCAGCCCGGCTCTGGGAGCCTTTCTGCTTACTTCCTGGAGCCTGGGGAATATCCTGCTCATTGATGTGACAACGGCAATCCTTGCAAGCGTCGTATTGCTCTTTGTGGCTGTCAAACCATTTGTCAGGACAACCGAAAAACAGCACTTCCTCACTGAGTTGAAACTTGGAGTCCTCTATACCAACAACCATGACATACTCAAAATAGTCATTTTCTTTTCGGGGATATTCTTCTTCCTGATCTCCCCGGCAGCCTTCCTCACCCCTTTGATGGTTTCGCGTACCTTTGGCAATTTGGTCTGGAACCTTACGGCAAACGAAATGGCCTGGTCCATAGGGTTTATGGTCGGGGGAATCGCCATGTCGATGTGGGGTGGATTCAAAAACCTACTGACCAGTTATTGGGTAGGATTCTTGGCAATCGGGATAACCTTTATCCTCATGGCCATCATGCCCACATTTCCGCTGTATCTTCTGTGCCTTTTTATTTCGGGGCTGTTTGTCCCTATGACGAATATCAGCAGCACCGTAATCATCCAGAAGAACACCGAAACGGCCATGCTCGGAAGGGTTTTCTCTTTGCAGACAATCCTTTCCGGGCTTGCAATGCCCCTAGGAATGCTTCTCTTCGGGCCTCTCGGCGATGCAATCCGAATCGAATGGATACTGGGAACCTGTGGAGTGGCCTTGGCCCTTCTTGCCCTCAGCCTCTTCCATCGGACAAAAAAAGGAATCGAGGGGATAACTGACCAGTAA
- the dinB gene encoding DNA polymerase IV has product MNTEKVYFHVDMDAFFAAIEERDHPEYKGKCLVIGGLGPRSVVSTASYAARKFGVHSAMPMGQALRLCPSAIVVQPNMKHYSQVSKGIMQICRTFSPEVQQLSIDEAFLDMSGTRRLYGLPREAAMLLKKKVTEETGLTISVGIAPSRFIAKMASDYNKPDGLCRVSPGKEIAFIDAVGLKKLWGVGKVTRALLEKHHIMTTEQLRGFTQSTLQSLFGQSMGSFLYNAARGIDPGLFTCEAKSHSISSEITFDEDISSASILEQYLLQMSHEVMFRSLDEKQIGRTIGIKVRLPDFTTYTCQTTPKANIYSAEQIFSYSKQLLAQKWHEGIPIRLLGVGLYQLYEGDKPMQEELFEDPYSKKRELEKLILEMHKKGQNVFKATNLEQNEIKVKE; this is encoded by the coding sequence ATGAACACGGAAAAGGTGTATTTTCACGTTGACATGGATGCTTTCTTTGCCGCTATCGAAGAGCGAGACCATCCCGAATACAAGGGAAAATGTCTGGTAATCGGAGGTTTGGGGCCAAGAAGTGTCGTTTCTACCGCATCCTATGCGGCAAGGAAATTCGGGGTACATTCAGCCATGCCCATGGGTCAGGCCCTGCGGCTCTGCCCCTCGGCAATCGTTGTGCAACCCAACATGAAACACTACAGCCAAGTCAGCAAGGGCATAATGCAGATTTGCCGCACGTTCTCTCCCGAAGTCCAGCAATTATCGATCGATGAAGCCTTTTTGGATATGAGCGGGACCCGCCGGCTCTATGGGCTGCCCCGCGAAGCGGCAATGCTGCTTAAAAAGAAGGTAACCGAAGAAACCGGTTTGACCATCTCCGTTGGGATTGCACCTTCCCGGTTCATAGCAAAAATGGCAAGCGACTATAACAAACCCGATGGACTGTGCAGGGTTTCCCCGGGAAAAGAAATTGCGTTCATTGATGCCGTAGGATTGAAAAAACTCTGGGGAGTCGGGAAAGTAACCAGGGCCTTGCTGGAAAAACACCATATCATGACAACAGAACAACTCAGGGGATTTACCCAAAGTACCCTGCAGTCGCTTTTCGGACAATCGATGGGATCCTTTCTGTATAACGCGGCACGGGGTATCGATCCTGGGCTCTTTACCTGTGAAGCGAAAAGCCATTCCATTTCAAGTGAAATTACCTTTGACGAAGACATATCCAGTGCCTCTATACTGGAACAATACTTGCTCCAGATGAGCCATGAGGTGATGTTCAGGTCGCTTGACGAGAAACAAATCGGGAGGACCATTGGTATAAAAGTCAGACTCCCCGACTTTACTACCTATACCTGCCAGACCACCCCGAAGGCAAACATCTACAGTGCCGAGCAGATATTCAGCTACTCCAAGCAATTGCTTGCCCAAAAGTGGCATGAGGGAATCCCCATTCGGCTACTCGGTGTTGGCCTCTACCAGTTGTATGAAGGGGATAAACCCATGCAGGAAGAATTATTCGAAGACCCCTATAGTAAAAAGAGGGAACTTGAGAAACTCATTTTGGAAATGCATAAAAAAGGACAGAACGTTTTCAAGGCCACCAACCTTGAACAGAACGAAATCAAAGTAAAAGAGTAG
- a CDS encoding D-alanine--D-alanine ligase codes for MHVALLYGGRSSEHNVSIKSAQNIYTILKKLGHAVLPIGISLSGTFHLQEDKPIQETIDQRQNVTVLPGLGFSCNNNLLPIEVAFPVTHGMGGEDGNLQGLCFLAQIPLCGCDTVSSALGMHKELAQQLFASAGIPTVPTLSLNANAIAWLKEVEGASLPAFLGEHFFCSTCTTRIEIALPRILKQLGPSLLVKPENSGSSVGVTALKTPTGETLLSAIAYAAKFSECVLLQRLIEPMVEIECAVLTTQDKGLLVAGPGLVIDPAKQNAGFLTYAHKYGQIDTAHMQIPSTLDGETEKTIRDYAKKAFLSIKGDGYARVDFFFSDGLLYINEINTLPGMTATSHYPVLMQSCGYSLEQVVQTLLDHTILRAQEEKGRTYVPPGI; via the coding sequence ATGCATGTTGCCCTACTCTACGGAGGACGCTCCAGCGAACACAACGTATCGATCAAGAGTGCCCAGAACATATACACCATCTTGAAAAAACTTGGCCATGCGGTATTGCCAATAGGCATCTCGCTTAGTGGCACCTTTCATTTACAGGAAGACAAACCGATACAGGAAACCATCGATCAGAGACAAAACGTCACTGTGCTGCCTGGTCTTGGGTTCAGCTGCAACAACAACCTTCTTCCCATCGAGGTAGCCTTTCCGGTAACCCATGGAATGGGAGGGGAAGACGGGAATCTCCAAGGACTTTGTTTTCTTGCCCAGATACCTTTATGCGGTTGCGACACCGTTTCAAGTGCGCTCGGCATGCATAAGGAACTTGCCCAACAGCTGTTTGCCAGTGCCGGCATCCCTACGGTCCCCACCTTAAGTCTCAATGCCAACGCAATTGCCTGGCTTAAGGAAGTTGAAGGGGCAAGCCTGCCCGCCTTCCTCGGCGAACATTTCTTTTGCAGCACCTGCACTACCCGCATCGAGATAGCGCTACCGCGCATTCTCAAACAACTGGGGCCCTCCCTACTGGTAAAACCGGAAAACAGCGGATCATCGGTTGGAGTCACCGCCTTAAAAACCCCAACGGGGGAAACACTTCTCTCGGCAATAGCCTATGCAGCAAAATTCAGTGAATGCGTACTTCTCCAGCGTTTGATCGAGCCCATGGTAGAAATCGAGTGCGCAGTCCTTACCACACAAGACAAAGGGCTTCTCGTCGCAGGCCCAGGACTCGTAATCGACCCGGCAAAACAAAATGCAGGGTTTCTCACCTATGCACACAAATACGGGCAGATAGACACCGCCCATATGCAAATCCCCTCCACTTTAGACGGGGAAACCGAAAAGACAATCCGCGATTACGCAAAGAAAGCCTTTTTATCAATCAAAGGGGATGGGTATGCCAGGGTGGACTTTTTCTTTAGTGACGGTTTACTGTATATCAATGAGATCAACACGCTACCGGGAATGACTGCTACCAGCCACTACCCGGTACTTATGCAATCGTGCGGGTATTCTCTTGAGCAAGTCGTGCAGACACTCTTGGATCATACGATTCTACGTGCCCAAGAGGAAAAAGGACGTACCTACGTTCCACCAGGAATTTGA
- a CDS encoding Mur ligase family protein: MEKLADLLNATGLDGSIVDSNLCLTSLCYDSRQCKPDCAFFAFDGIHTDGQNYIPQAIENGAICIISKTEPKDKQQGIYYFQTPNPRSLFANMCAAFYDYPAKKLILIGITGTDGKSTTCDYLHQILTKHGIKTGLLGTVSMDDGKKKQISPYRQSTPEADSLQQFLSRCADNGLTHVILECTSHALSKEYDRLATLTYDVAIVTTVTSEHMEFHKTHSAYVDAKCNLVRNLKKNGKFISTTDNPSLQAFLSCLTKDKEACILHRDIQCTIEKKEAGQVLCTVGNKTVALSCVLPCLASNAMLAALGASYLLHTPFTTLFPSLEELQPVTGRMNTIENPFGLQIFIDFAHTADAYEKLFSSFATEHERGKLIAVFGCAGERDTSKRAPMGYIAATYADILILTEEDPRKEGNEAIFSDLLSLVTEVGDKNLIIEKIPDRKKAIERAFSLSHNGDTLLFLGKGHETSIERAEGKIPWNEEEQVRIALHTYQKA, translated from the coding sequence ATGGAAAAGCTTGCAGATTTGCTGAATGCGACCGGGTTGGACGGATCTATCGTCGATAGCAACCTTTGCTTGACCTCGCTCTGCTACGACTCCAGGCAATGCAAACCAGATTGCGCCTTTTTTGCCTTTGACGGCATTCACACCGATGGACAGAACTATATACCCCAAGCCATCGAAAACGGTGCAATCTGCATAATCAGCAAAACAGAACCCAAGGACAAACAACAGGGAATCTACTATTTCCAAACTCCAAATCCCCGTTCCCTCTTTGCCAACATGTGTGCAGCCTTCTATGATTATCCTGCAAAAAAGCTTATTCTCATAGGAATAACGGGAACCGACGGGAAAAGCACCACCTGTGACTACCTGCATCAAATCCTTACTAAACATGGAATAAAGACAGGATTACTGGGAACCGTATCCATGGATGACGGCAAAAAAAAACAAATCTCACCCTATCGCCAAAGCACCCCGGAAGCTGATTCCCTACAACAATTCCTCAGTCGATGTGCAGACAATGGACTGACCCATGTGATTTTGGAATGCACCAGCCATGCACTAAGCAAAGAATATGACCGGCTTGCAACGCTAACCTATGATGTGGCTATCGTAACTACCGTAACCAGTGAGCATATGGAATTCCATAAGACCCATAGCGCCTATGTCGATGCAAAATGCAACCTAGTGAGAAACCTCAAAAAGAACGGCAAGTTCATATCGACAACCGACAACCCTTCGCTGCAAGCTTTCCTTTCCTGCCTTACAAAAGACAAAGAGGCATGTATCCTCCACCGCGACATACAATGCACCATCGAAAAAAAGGAAGCAGGACAGGTTCTCTGCACCGTAGGAAACAAAACAGTAGCGCTTTCCTGTGTACTGCCCTGCCTTGCAAGCAACGCCATGCTCGCAGCCCTCGGAGCCTCCTATCTTCTGCATACCCCATTTACCACCCTTTTCCCCTCATTAGAAGAACTCCAACCGGTTACAGGTAGGATGAACACCATCGAAAACCCCTTTGGCTTGCAAATTTTCATAGACTTCGCACATACCGCCGATGCGTATGAAAAATTGTTCTCTTCCTTTGCAACTGAGCACGAAAGAGGCAAACTGATCGCCGTCTTCGGCTGTGCAGGCGAACGGGACACCAGTAAACGAGCCCCCATGGGCTACATTGCCGCAACCTATGCCGATATCCTCATCCTCACCGAGGAAGACCCCCGTAAAGAAGGGAACGAAGCAATTTTCTCAGACCTCTTGAGCCTCGTTACAGAAGTTGGGGATAAAAACCTTATCATCGAAAAAATACCAGATAGAAAAAAAGCAATCGAACGGGCTTTTTCCCTTTCCCACAACGGAGATACCCTCTTGTTTCTGGGAAAAGGCCATGAAACCTCCATTGAACGAGCAGAGGGTAAAATACCCTGGAATGAAGAAGAACAAGTCAGAATTGCCTTGCATACCTATCAGAAAGCCTAA
- a CDS encoding TIGR03905 family TSCPD domain-containing protein — protein MKTYTYKPQGVCSRGITVTVDERNIITDIHIEGGCEGNHSGIIALCLGQEASVVVTKLEGITCGKRKTSCPDQLAKALKAVS, from the coding sequence ATGAAAACCTATACATATAAACCCCAAGGGGTCTGTTCCCGTGGTATAACTGTAACTGTGGATGAAAGGAATATCATAACAGATATTCATATTGAAGGTGGTTGTGAGGGTAACCATAGCGGAATTATCGCCCTTTGCCTTGGTCAGGAAGCTTCTGTGGTGGTGACCAAGCTGGAGGGGATAACCTGCGGGAAAAGAAAAACCAGTTGCCCGGACCAGCTGGCAAAGGCTCTCAAGGCAGTTTCATGA
- a CDS encoding CRISPR-associated helicase/endonuclease Cas3 has product MKARVDIAHCKKDENDHWDTPQNLIDHLENVARMASDFSAEFCSSSWGYEAGINHDTGKGTDEWQEYIRQQSGYESPDSDGKNSRLDHSSPSSKLVEQKIPGISGRILSYLISGHHTGLPDWEGSQSSLHFRLQQTKIDGIHAEYRKSDNLESRLTPPWQFPTTGLDISLWMRMVFSSLVDADFLDTESYMDSSASALRSSYLPFSVLISMFEQYMQNLVTQVSIKKDTPIYKVRQLVLKDCKNAAKKAPGMFSLTVPTGGGKTLASLAFALSHIEIYAKKRIIYVIPYTSIIEQTANIFKQIFGEDQVIEHHSNFDMSLSSQKVRLASENWDAPIIVTTSVQFLESLFASKPSRCRKLHNIANSVVIFDEVQLLPIEYLKPILESLELICSHYKTTTLFCTATQPAFEKQDDFPQFPGFAKGKVREIIQDVPFLYKALRRVELQSVDINTIRSFESIAFELTTYERVLCIVSDRKSCRELHALMPVGTYHLSALMCPEHRSDIIAEIKEKLKGNGPVRVISTQLIEAGVDIDFPVVYRSIAGFDSIAQAAGRCNREGVLEKGKLVVFVSPRRPPVGILRKATDASISLLNEGFYDFLDPSLYRNYFSRLYWLANSFDAKGIVDLLEISDPKNLGIQFRTASEQCKIIDDSNMVSIFVPYCKGSKLLEELTSGGPYEKDNKNYRAIFRKLQRYSVSIYKNEYTKLLRRGSLVEVFPEVYALNSMVEYDFQKGLLVDETCQNPETFMV; this is encoded by the coding sequence GTGAAAGCTAGAGTTGATATTGCCCATTGTAAAAAAGATGAGAACGATCACTGGGATACTCCCCAGAACTTGATAGATCATTTAGAGAATGTGGCAAGAATGGCTTCAGACTTTTCAGCAGAATTTTGTTCTTCCTCTTGGGGCTATGAGGCCGGTATCAATCACGATACAGGTAAGGGAACAGATGAATGGCAGGAATACATACGTCAGCAAAGTGGTTATGAATCCCCCGACAGTGACGGTAAAAATTCTCGGCTTGATCATTCTTCACCAAGCTCAAAATTAGTAGAGCAGAAAATCCCAGGTATTTCTGGAAGGATTCTTTCCTATCTTATTTCAGGTCATCACACGGGTCTTCCTGATTGGGAAGGCTCCCAGAGTTCATTGCATTTTCGGCTGCAGCAAACAAAAATAGATGGGATTCATGCAGAATACAGGAAATCTGATAATTTGGAGAGCAGGTTGACGCCTCCGTGGCAGTTTCCTACTACTGGCCTTGATATATCTCTTTGGATGCGTATGGTTTTTTCTTCTTTAGTTGATGCTGATTTTTTAGATACTGAGAGCTATATGGATTCTAGTGCCTCTGCTCTGCGTTCAAGCTATCTTCCTTTTTCTGTCTTAATCAGTATGTTTGAACAGTATATGCAAAATTTGGTAACCCAAGTAAGCATAAAAAAGGACACTCCAATATATAAGGTTCGGCAACTGGTTCTTAAAGATTGTAAGAATGCAGCAAAGAAAGCACCAGGGATGTTTTCGTTGACTGTACCTACAGGAGGAGGAAAAACCCTTGCTAGTCTTGCTTTTGCATTAAGTCATATTGAAATTTATGCAAAGAAAAGAATTATTTATGTTATTCCCTACACAAGTATCATTGAACAGACAGCAAATATTTTCAAACAAATTTTCGGTGAGGACCAAGTTATTGAACACCACTCCAACTTTGACATGAGTCTCTCATCCCAAAAGGTTCGCCTTGCTTCTGAAAATTGGGATGCACCGATTATTGTAACAACCAGCGTTCAGTTCCTTGAATCTTTATTCGCTTCCAAGCCTAGCCGTTGCAGAAAGCTGCATAATATTGCAAATAGTGTGGTTATTTTCGATGAGGTACAGCTACTGCCGATAGAATATCTGAAGCCTATTTTAGAAAGTTTGGAATTGATTTGTAGCCATTATAAAACCACAACCCTGTTTTGCACAGCCACACAACCTGCATTTGAAAAACAAGATGATTTTCCACAGTTCCCTGGCTTCGCAAAGGGAAAAGTCAGGGAAATCATACAAGATGTCCCATTTCTGTATAAAGCCTTGAGAAGAGTTGAATTACAGAGTGTAGATATCAATACTATAAGGTCTTTTGAAAGCATCGCTTTTGAACTTACAACATATGAACGAGTTTTGTGTATTGTTTCTGACAGAAAAAGCTGTAGGGAATTGCATGCCTTGATGCCAGTAGGCACGTATCATCTATCTGCTTTGATGTGCCCTGAGCATAGAAGCGATATCATTGCTGAGATTAAGGAAAAGCTCAAAGGGAATGGGCCAGTCAGAGTGATAAGCACCCAGCTTATTGAAGCCGGAGTTGACATAGATTTTCCCGTAGTCTATCGATCCATTGCTGGCTTTGATTCTATTGCTCAGGCAGCAGGGCGTTGTAATAGGGAAGGGGTATTGGAAAAGGGTAAGCTTGTTGTGTTTGTTTCTCCCCGTAGACCTCCTGTTGGTATCCTCCGAAAAGCTACAGATGCATCGATTAGTTTACTAAATGAAGGATTTTATGATTTTCTGGATCCTTCACTATATAGGAATTATTTCTCGCGTTTGTATTGGCTTGCGAATTCTTTCGATGCTAAAGGTATCGTTGATTTGCTAGAAATTTCTGACCCTAAGAACCTGGGGATCCAGTTCAGGACAGCATCAGAACAATGCAAAATTATTGATGATAGTAATATGGTAAGTATTTTTGTTCCTTACTGTAAAGGTTCCAAATTACTCGAAGAACTTACTTCAGGTGGGCCCTATGAAAAAGATAACAAAAACTACAGGGCGATTTTTCGAAAATTACAGCGATATTCAGTTTCAATCTACAAAAATGAATATACAAAACTTCTGCGACGAGGCTCACTAGTTGAAGTGTTTCCTGAAGTTTATGCATTAAATAGTATGGTTGAATATGATTTTCAAAAAGGGCTTTTGGTGGATGAGACTTGCCAAAACCCTGAAACTTTTATGGTTTGA
- the cas5c gene encoding type I-C CRISPR-associated protein Cas5c yields the protein MDDWILEVWGDYACFTRPEMKVERVSYDVITPSAARAIFEAIFWKPAIVWHITKIEVLNPIKWVSVRRNEIGKIASMPSKSQMEGTVEEMPEIIIEENRQQRASMILCDVHYRIHAYFEYLPPEVRNTTSSESEDDRTDESPAKYAAMFDRRARKGQYFHHPYLGCREFACYFSLIDSSTSSQGKKPIATDQDLGWMLYDMDFSKNDFPTPTFFKARMVQGCIDTDARTLEVLS from the coding sequence ATGGACGATTGGATATTGGAAGTGTGGGGTGATTATGCTTGTTTTACTCGTCCTGAAATGAAAGTCGAACGAGTAAGCTACGATGTTATAACACCTTCAGCTGCTAGGGCTATTTTTGAGGCGATTTTTTGGAAACCTGCTATCGTTTGGCATATTACCAAGATAGAAGTATTGAATCCTATAAAATGGGTTTCGGTGCGGAGAAATGAAATCGGGAAAATCGCTTCTATGCCTTCAAAATCCCAAATGGAAGGGACTGTAGAAGAAATGCCGGAGATTATCATTGAAGAGAATAGGCAACAACGCGCAAGTATGATTCTATGTGATGTTCATTATAGGATCCATGCTTATTTTGAATATTTACCTCCTGAAGTACGAAATACTACTTCCAGTGAATCTGAAGACGATAGGACAGACGAATCGCCTGCAAAGTATGCTGCAATGTTTGATAGAAGAGCTCGGAAGGGACAGTATTTTCATCATCCCTATTTAGGGTGTCGAGAGTTCGCTTGTTATTTTAGTCTTATCGATTCTTCAACTTCTAGTCAGGGGAAAAAGCCAATTGCAACAGACCAAGATTTAGGTTGGATGCTTTATGATATGGATTTTTCTAAAAATGATTTTCCAACACCTACATTCTTTAAAGCACGAATGGTCCAAGGTTGTATTGATACCGATGCACGAACTTTGGAGGTCCTCTCATGA
- the cas8c gene encoding type I-C CRISPR-associated protein Cas8c/Csd1 translates to MILQALSEYYYRLDGNGKDLIAPLGWEKKEIPFIFVLDEQGSLLNVEDTREGEGNKKLAKTFLVPQGVKKTSGVAANLLWDTVGYVTGYLDTKKMSETQAKKKIERLPKEHQAFIERIETELIDSPKKSALIHFLHSISLDDLRSFPCWEEIAVVNPNVSFRFSQDLQLYCQNNEVKKALAKIEPKKNDATQQVCLVSGEKDSICTLHTAIKGVYGAQSSGANIVSFNLSPFNSYGKKQGENAPISEKAMFTYTTALNTLLGKNSKQRMQIGDASTVFWAGRMNQFEKDFLKFFAEPSKDDPNANTQSIRSLMDSPKTGEYYADSCEDPFYVLGLSPNAARISIRFWFNGIVSDFSKRIRVYFEDLAIVKPPNEPEYYSIWRLLVNIAVQGKSENIPPNISSDFMRSILMGTPYPQSLLQMTLRRIKNDGENRVPPVRAALLKAILNRNLRLYPKQNQKELDMSLDIDQPSIGYQLGRLFSTLTKIQEEANPGINASIADRYYGSACSTPVSVFGTLMRLMRHHLAKIENPGRRIQLERQINEIVSHIDEFPAHLNLNEQGRFAVGYYHQRQAFFTKKETELSDK, encoded by the coding sequence ATGATACTACAAGCTTTGTCGGAGTATTATTATCGCCTGGATGGAAATGGAAAAGATCTAATCGCTCCATTAGGTTGGGAAAAAAAGGAAATTCCGTTTATATTTGTCTTGGATGAACAGGGATCTCTTTTAAATGTGGAAGATACAAGGGAGGGGGAAGGCAATAAAAAACTTGCCAAGACCTTTCTAGTCCCTCAAGGAGTCAAGAAAACATCAGGTGTTGCAGCAAATCTTCTATGGGATACTGTTGGTTATGTCACGGGGTATCTAGATACAAAAAAAATGTCCGAGACTCAGGCAAAAAAGAAAATCGAAAGACTACCCAAAGAACATCAAGCTTTCATTGAACGCATAGAAACAGAACTGATTGACTCGCCCAAAAAGAGTGCCTTGATTCATTTCCTACATTCGATAAGTTTGGACGATCTTCGTAGCTTTCCTTGCTGGGAAGAGATTGCAGTGGTTAACCCCAACGTTAGTTTTCGTTTTTCTCAAGATCTTCAGTTGTACTGCCAGAACAATGAAGTAAAGAAGGCTTTGGCTAAGATCGAACCGAAAAAAAATGATGCAACTCAGCAGGTATGCTTGGTTTCTGGTGAAAAGGATAGCATCTGTACTTTACATACAGCCATCAAAGGGGTGTATGGTGCCCAGTCTTCTGGTGCAAATATTGTTTCCTTCAACCTCTCACCTTTCAATTCATATGGCAAAAAACAAGGTGAGAATGCTCCTATTAGTGAAAAAGCAATGTTTACCTATACTACTGCTTTAAATACCTTGTTAGGAAAAAACTCAAAACAAAGAATGCAGATTGGGGATGCCTCAACAGTGTTTTGGGCAGGTAGGATGAATCAATTTGAAAAAGATTTCCTAAAATTTTTCGCAGAACCTTCAAAGGATGATCCGAATGCAAATACCCAAAGTATTCGAAGTCTGATGGATTCACCTAAGACTGGTGAATATTATGCTGATTCCTGTGAAGACCCCTTTTATGTCCTAGGTCTTTCTCCTAATGCGGCACGAATTTCTATCCGGTTTTGGTTTAATGGCATAGTTTCGGATTTTTCTAAAAGAATTAGGGTATATTTTGAGGATCTTGCAATTGTGAAGCCGCCGAACGAACCGGAATATTATTCAATATGGCGTCTTTTGGTCAATATTGCTGTCCAAGGAAAAAGTGAAAACATTCCACCGAATATTTCATCTGACTTTATGCGTTCAATACTTATGGGAACTCCCTATCCGCAGAGTCTACTGCAAATGACTTTACGGAGAATAAAAAATGATGGGGAAAACAGGGTTCCCCCTGTTAGGGCAGCATTGCTTAAAGCAATTTTAAATAGGAATTTACGATTATATCCAAAACAAAATCAAAAGGAGTTAGATATGTCACTAGATATCGATCAACCTTCGATAGGGTATCAGCTAGGGCGTTTGTTTTCAACACTAACCAAGATTCAGGAAGAAGCAAACCCAGGGATAAATGCGAGTATCGCTGATAGGTATTACGGGTCGGCGTGTAGCACCCCTGTATCTGTTTTTGGAACATTGATGCGCTTAATGCGACACCACCTGGCGAAAATCGAGAATCCAGGAAGAAGAATCCAACTTGAACGGCAGATAAATGAGATTGTAAGTCATATTGATGAATTTCCTGCACATCTCAATCTGAATGAACAGGGAAGGTTTGCAGTTGGTTATTATCACCAGCGACAAGCTTTTTTCACAAAAAAAGAAACTGAATTGTCTGATAAATAG